ACGAGAACGACCTTGGACAAAGTCAAGTGTTGAGATGGCTGGGGGTGAAATGTAGGTGGTTGAGGTTATGGCAGATTGAGTTTTTCCTTGGCGGCGTAAAATCATTTTGTGACGGTAGGCTGCGATTTGTtagcatcacatcacacaTGTAGAGATTATGGCTTTTGGTCTATACAAACAGCAATAAGACTTTGTTTTCTCTGGCACAGATGGCCGTCACTTGGAACGAGAGCGTGAGAAATGGTGATTTTTGCCTCAATTCTAGGGTAGGGCAGAGACGAATGATGACGGATTCGAGGTCAGGATTGAATTGAGATTGTAGTTTGCTGCGTATTGCGTATTGCGTATTTGAGTGGGTTGTAGGATGTGAATCGAAAGATTTTCCACAGTAACTTTTGTAATCCAGATAATTAGCACCTCTTGGCAGCTGTTTTGCTCTTTCCGGTGGCGGTTTCCTTTCAACTGAGGGCTGCTCACATGATTTCCAGCTTCCTACGATGTACTACGATACCTGTACTTGGATGAACTTGTACAGCTACCCTAAATATAAACCACCAAAATTGCTTTTacacacaacacaacagGTATTACCTCATACAGCtgcaaagaaaagcagcaTTGTTTTCCTATCATCCAGTACGAAATCGAAAACGCAGCTGGCCGATGGCAACATCATTTACAGTGGCGTTCCGAGCCGGTGCCAAGCAACGCCGCCAGCGGTTGGCGGTTGAAGAAGTGGCACAAGCCAGCATCGGTTCTGCCGTCAAGACTCGGGGCACAAGAAAATACTCAAGTTTTTGCTAGTTGGTCATGGAATTCAATGTTTATTTTTGTCACAGacgccttttctttttctggaGCTTAGTGAGAAAAGACTCGAGCGCTGTCCGCGGAGTTTTGCAAAACAGCGCAGCGCGATTAGAATGGCCGCATGCCCGTGCTGTAATCAGGACGATGACCGAGATGGACGCGCAATATGGTGGATGCTTGGCTGCATGGTGACGCGAGTGCCCGTCTGGGAGACGTAATTCACCGTAGCCCTTGCGTGGGCAGCTGACAAAATAATCGTATAGGAGGatgagggaaaaaaagacgctGTGAAGCTGGGATTTTGGGATTTTGGGAGCAAACGGTTGGATTCCAGACAAAGAAGCATCGGCGTTGCCTTATATGTATAATTCATGTATGTGTAGGTGCATGTATGTTGCGGTTCTCTCACATTAGCAGCTCTGCCTAGCAGTGGCTGAGCAGGTACAGATTCCGTGCCAAGTGCATGCAAGATCCGAGGCTGTGCTTCCCGCAGAGCCCTATTGATCGCATGAGACGGTGCCTGACAGCTTGTCTCCAGTTGGAGAGCCATGATGTTCAATTCCAATCCAAAAAGGGTAACCAGCGAGTGCTCCCACACGGCTCCATCTCGAGACCCAAATCGGGCAGGTTGGGCAGATGGATGCGGGTGAGGCCGCGAAGACACTTGCGTAGCTAGATAGAGTGCATTCGTCACCGGGCGCTGAAAATAGTCATGGAATCAAAGAGAGAGGGGTCCGctaagaagaaaaaaattgaacaATCCATGCTAATGGAACCCCTGTCAGATTTGACGTACAGTAGTACGAGCAGCACTCAGCTTGTTAGTGTAAACCGCATTGACGACTCTAGACAGTagagcatcaacaacaagatgCAGCCAATCGAGGCCCAAGGGAGTCTCCGGTAGCCGCTGGACTCGGGTGGGGGAACTGACGACACCCTGGACAGGAGCTGAGCCCTATCGGAATAATGAGCAGTTGCTGCTAGTCCCTGTGAGGTCAGAATGGAACGGTGCAGTTGCTGTCTGCCATTCTGGGCACATATTATATGGGCACATACACGTATTGGGGTGGGAGAGGCTGGCTGTTGTCCCGATATTCAAGGGTTCAGTACCCAGATAGGAGGAGGAGTACCTTTACGTTCAACTGGTGCTGAGGCTGCGATGCTGCTTGATACTCCAGGCTGTTGCTTTCTTTGTAGAATTATGAACAATATAGAGTcaataataaaataataacaATCAACATCAAAAGTACCGTGTAATTTCCACAGACTCCGTAGCCCAGccccagcacagcacagcacagcccGTTGATACGAGCAATCCGTGGTCATCCAGTCCAATGTCCCCTAAAACGAATCCAAGTGCCACTGAAACTCTGCCACTGATGCCACTGAATGCCAGGCCCGGGCTGCCACTAACAACCTAACTCACCAAGCTTACGCACTCTATCGCTAGCCACCGGATCCTGTTCCCATATCGCCCACTTTTTAGCCTCTCCCCGCGCTCGACGTCAAACACGAGCAGAGCCAAGATCAGATCAAAAGAACCAGGACCCCAGCCTTGCGACGTGCGAGGCGGCTTTCGCATGACGATGAGACACAGACCAGACCAGCCTCTTCCCTGGGCGGtgacggagatggagacgggcTGCGAATCGCTCGCTatgaatcatcatcaaatcaacGCCGTCGGCCAATCCATCCCCATCCAATCTGACAGTCTCCAATCGAGATACTGCCCGGCGAATCTCGTGTCCGGCCGGATGTGACCAAGGGCGGGTCGGCCGAATGTTGCTACTGCTATTCCTGGCTGCTCggctgctcttcctcccctTGACCTTGAACCTGGTGAGGCCATCGTGATTGTGATTGACCGAATCGACAAGCGCACATACGCACGCATACGTACGTCCCACGTACTGCCGTCGCGGGCCGCCGCCAGGCCCACCAGCCTCGCGCCGCGACTAAGAACTTCGGGACAAGGCCAGAGAGGCATATAGCCGGGCGTATATGTCTGTTGCTTTGCTGAGTCTGAGTCTGGGTGGCTAGCATAAACACTCCTGGCTGGATCCAGagcatctctctctccctctcccctGATCTCACACTGTCGttatcaccaccaccatcatcatcatcaccaactaTGCAACTCGACAGTGGCAGTGACAGCAGACGGCCCTCGAGCCAGCGGCTGCCCGTCAACCCTCGCCGTCACAAAGTGGCCCCCGAGCACCGCAAACGAGTTGCCACTGCGTACTTCTGCCTTTCTCCTGAAATCCAGCGTCTTTGCTAACCCAACCCAGATGCAACAGCTGCAATGTTCGAAGGGTCAAGTGTTCTGGCGGAACCCCCTGTTCGCAGTGCTCCGCCTCCAACCGCGAGTGCGTTTACCCCGTTCCCGTCGAAAAAGTCAACGTCCCGCGCGCCGAGCTGGAAGAGTTGCGGAAAAAGGTTGAGCTCTATGAGCGGGCGCTTCAGGAGGCCATTCCCGACCCCTCTAGACGACAGGAGCTCATCAGTCTCGCCTCTGCCACGCCAGAGGGCCTGTCGCCATCTCCCAGCGCCAGTGCCTTTAGCCCCAGCCAGTCCTTTCCATCTGAGGGCAGCAGCCATCTCCAGGGTGTCCCTTCCGTCAAGCCTGAGCCTGAAGACGAACAGACACCCGGTCATCTTGTCCAGGATCCCAACGACACAGTGGGCTACCTTGGAGAGACCAGCGGCGCTACATTTCTCGATCACTTAAAGGAGCTCCTTGGGGCTGTGCTGCCTCTCACACAGGTGGAACCGCAGCTGTCTCAGGGGCAGGACGGAAGTACCCTCTTGTCCAGTCTGGGGAGATACTACACCGCAGACTCTCGCCCGCTGGTCGATCGAGACTCAAAGCCAATATCGTTGCCCTCCAGCGAGGACCTTGCCGCTCTATTGTCCAAGCTCAGATATCTGATCCAGGACGGAAATGGCGAATGGCCCAGCGGCGGCATCTACTGGTTTGGAGAGCTCGACATCCTTCCCACTCAGGCCGCCTCTCCGTCATCCGCTCCAGAGGCGGACATGAATGAATTCCGTCACTTGGCATTCTACCACGCCGCTCTGGCTAACATTATCCGGGCCGGCACCTCATCAAAAGAGGCGCTCAGTGCGTCGACGCCCTCACTTAGTGAAGCGTACTTTGCCGGTGCTGCCATACTCGTGGGCAATCCCCTGGACGTAACACGGTGTTGTACAATTGGCGATGTTGCCACTCTCTGTCTCATGTCAGCCTATCTGATTGAGATGAATAGACGAGATGCCGCCTATATGCATGTCGCAGCCGCCATGCACATTTGTATCATGCTAGGCATCCATCGAGGGGTCGCTGATGAAAGGGGGAAGCGAGTGTTTTGGACCGTATATATTCTGGACCGGTGGTTGAGCTGTCTGATGGGACGGCCACACATAATCATGGACGGTGCCATCCGGATCCAGTTGCCTGCCGATGCTCCGTGAGTTGCGAATCAATTTCTTTCCCAAAGGCCGCTTGCTAACTTGCTGTTATAGGTCGATGCCGCCCGCTGCGGGACTCAGGGCTCACGTCGAGCTTTCGCGAATTTCCGGTTATGTCGTTTGTAACACGTATCGCATCGCTCCGTGGGAAGCAGTCAGAGGAGGAATGCCCACACAGCCTGACAAGGCCATTTGGATGTTACAACAGTGGCAGTTGACTCTTCCACCTCGTCTGCAACTCTCTCCTGACGGGCTGAGCAATGATCCTGCCTGCTGCCTCCTCCACATGAGGTACAACATGCTTCTCATTCTGGCCATCCGGCCGCTATTCCTCGGTGCTGTCAAGAGGTCGATAGCCAAGCGTCTCATGGTGCAGACAACCGAGACTAACATGATGTACTCGGAGCATCTGACGCTGTGCATCACGGCTGCGCGCCGCAACATTCGTCTTGGACGACAACTGGCAGCGCTCAACCTCAGCCGAAAGTCGCCGCTGCACGCTGAACAGCATTATTCGTTCAATGCCACCGTGTGCCTCATTCTGGAGGACCTGATATCCGATGAAGAAGTGTCGGAGGAGGAAAGAGAGGCAAGAAGCAACGACATTATGTTTGGGATccagctggaagaagacggcatcaccaacttTGGCCAGGCTTCGTCAAACTCTCTGCGGCATCTCTGGGCCCTAGCACGGAGGTTGATGGACTCGATGGTGCAGACTCAGGAGTTGAACAATGCCGGGCTAGCTGGGCAGAGATTTGCcccgccgatgatgacgacgcctACGGACTACTCCATGCCGGTCCTGCAAACCGGCGAAGACCATGCCCTTTACGACGAGCTGGTGGCCTGGGTGGACGATGAGTGGCCGCCCATGTACAATACAGGCCTGTTTAGTGGATTCATGCAGTGATGGGAAGACGGGAggaagttttttttattttttattttccctCGCAGGGCTGATCTATGTGATCGATCGAGGATGGtgcatggcgatgatgactTTTCTATACCACCACGGCAGTTTTTtatgttttttcttttgttttaaAAGCATTCAATGGTAGATACAGACTACATTCAAAAGGATAAACAATGAATAAAAGTGAAAATAAGGAAACTGGTGGATGTGCATAAGCGTGCAGGTTAATGACTACTGTTTCGGTGTTTCGGGGAATTTCCGTAAATATCACCACCAGTTCGGAGATTGTGTTTCTGCCCCTGCATTTTCAGCCAGCGAAATCACATTCCAATACGCGGAGCTGAAAGTTGTATCCTTTTGCAGTTTACTGCCACTTTATGACTTTACACGTTATTGCTAAGGTAATTTGAGTCGAATCCAAATGCGATGAATATATAGATTGTTgaataatataaataatctttttatttaagtagATAATTTCCCATGGTTCTCATGCCTTATGGCAGACGGATGAAAACCATTAATATTACCTTTTGTATAAAGTATGTTGTGCTTCAACGTGATGTCATGTCATGCCACTCCTCACTAAACTCCAACCGTCAACTACTGCATTGAAAGCTTTACAACTCAACTCTTTCAATGCCTTTTCCAATATCCAGATTCCAAACAATTTTGCACAAGAAAATAACCATGTCGCAGTTGGCCAAAAAAGCTGTGGCAgtcagcttcatctttcaGTTTCCAGACGGCAATGATTCGAATAAGCCGCGGGTGGCTTTGTTTCGTAGGAGCGGGGAGGTGAATACATATCAGTATGACATTTCCCACTCAATGAGTTCACATCAAATCCCTATTCTTCATGAATATATTTCAGCTTATATTAACCATGTTTCATAAATAGGCATAAATACGCCCCCATCTCAGGCGGCGTCGAAGTCTCAGACGCTTCCCCCCTCGCAACCGCCTGGCGCGAACTCCACGAGGAAACCACCCTCACAGCGTCTTCTCTACGGCTCTTCCGACAGGGCAAACCGTATTCCTTTACGGACCCCTCAGTAGGCCGCATATGGACCATCAATCCCTTTGCATTTATCCTGAAACCCGCTGGCGAAGAGGGCATCACGATTGATTGGGAGCATGAGGGGTACAAGTGGTTTGACCCCGATGAAGTCACTGACGATGAGTCTTTTCAAGGAGTGCCTCGGCTTAAGGAAAGTTTGAGGAGGGTGTGGTTTGACATTGATCTGGGTAAAGATGCTGGTGGTTTTTTGGCAGCTGGACTGAAAACACTGCAAGAGGACCATGAGAGCGGCGCGAGACAATTGGCGTCTACAGCACTGAACATATATCTCGACGTGATTCCCCGAATCGACACAAGCAATCGAGAAACATGGTGGAAGAACATCCAGTTCACAGGCTGGCATCTATGGAAGAACGGTAGAGAAAGCATGGGAGCACCCATCCTCAGCGTCGTcctctccagcctctccctcatcgaacaacatctccaatcCACCACCCAAAGCTCCCTCTCAAAAGAACTCATCAAAGAAATCTGCGCTGCAATCAAACACCTCGCTCAGCAAAGACACCAATCGGGAACCAAAATCGCAACTGCATTCTCCTCATTCCTCGATAAAACTTTCCCCTTCCCACCCACCAAGCCCCTCAAAATCGTCACTCTGTCATCCAGCTCGACAATCACAGCGTCAATCTCGCTCATTCTTAAatcagcttctcgccctcttGACATACACATCCTCGAATCCCGCCCCCTCTTCGAAGGCGTCACCGCCGCACgccgcttctcctccctcaACGCCGAAAACAaaagcagcatcaccattCACACAGACGCAAGCGCCGCCCTCGCCTCCAAAGACGCACacgtcctcctcctcggcgcAGACCTCATCGACAAGACCGGCAACGTGAGCAACAAAACCGGTTCCCTCCCCGCCGTGCTCGCCGCCAAACACGTCTCTCCAGAGGTTAAAGTCGTCGTGCTGtcagaaaaggaaaaagtgCTGCCGTTTGATCCTCCAGGCCA
Above is a genomic segment from Trichoderma breve strain T069 chromosome 6, whole genome shotgun sequence containing:
- a CDS encoding fungal zn(2)-Cys(6) binuclear cluster domain-containing protein translates to MQLDSGSDSRRPSSQRLPVNPRRHKVAPEHRKRVATACNSCNVRRVKCSGGTPCSQCSASNRECVYPVPVEKVNVPRAELEELRKKVELYERALQEAIPDPSRRQELISLASATPEGLSPSPSASAFSPSQSFPSEGSSHLQGVPSVKPEPEDEQTPGHLVQDPNDTVGYLGETSGATFLDHLKELLGAVLPLTQVEPQLSQGQDGSTLLSSLGRYYTADSRPLVDRDSKPISLPSSEDLAALLSKLRYLIQDGNGEWPSGGIYWFGELDILPTQAASPSSAPEADMNEFRHLAFYHAALANIIRAGTSSKEALTAMHICIMLGIHRGVADERGKRVFWTVYILDRWLSCLMGRPHIIMDGAIRIQLPADAPSMPPAAGLRAHVELSRISGYVVCNTYRIAPWEAVRGGMPTQPDKAIWMLQQWQLTLPPRLQLSPDGLSNDPACCLLHMRYNMLLILAIRPLFLGAVKRSIAKRLMVQTTETNMMYSEHLTLCITAARRNIRLGRQLAALNLSRKSPLHAEQHYSFNATVCLILEDLISDEEVSEEEREARSNDIMFGIQLEEDGITNFGQASSNSLRHLWALARRLMDSMVQTQELNNAGLAGQRFAPPMMTTPTDYSMPVLQTGEDHALYDELVAWVDDEWPPMYNTGLFSGFMQ
- a CDS encoding initiation factor 2 subunit family domain-containing protein, giving the protein MSQLAKKAVAVSFIFQFPDGNDSNKPRVALFRRSGEVNTYQHKYAPISGGVEVSDASPLATAWRELHEETTLTASSLRLFRQGKPYSFTDPSVGRIWTINPFAFILKPAGEEGITIDWEHEGYKWFDPDEVTDDESFQGVPRLKESLRRVWFDIDLGKDAGGFLAAGLKTLQEDHESGARQLASTALNIYLDVIPRIDTSNRETWWKNIQFTGWHLWKNGRESMGAPILSVVLSSLSLIEQHLQSTTQSSLSKELIKEICAAIKHLAQQRHQSGTKIATAFSSFLDKTFPFPPTKPLKIVTLSSSSTITASISLILKSASRPLDIHILESRPLFEGVTAARRFSSLNAENKSSITIHTDASAALASKDAHVLLLGADLIDKTGNVSNKTGSLPAVLAAKHVSPEVKVVVLSEKEKVLPFDPPGHEENDSEELIRGWKGILGPEVGLQGVSVTNVYFEWVPARLVDVYLTEDGAEGTEHVEAWAREVQQKAGRFFDHL